In the genome of Leishmania braziliensis MHOM/BR/75/M2904 contig, possible fusion of chromosomes 20 and 34, one region contains:
- a CDS encoding putative serine/threonine-protein phosphatase PP1, with protein sequence MSSLSTVHQLIERLIMVQRNRGPPQVLVREEEIRAVLTEVREIFMSQPMLLEIRPPVRVCGDTHGQYYDLLRIFEKCGFPPYSNYLFLGDYVDRGKHSVETIILQFCYKIVYRENFFLLRGNHECASINKMYGFFDDVKRRYNIKLFKAFTDVFNTMPVCCVISEKIICMHGGLSPDLTSVASVMDIERPCDVPDRGILCDLLWADPEDDVQGFLESDRGVSYLFGEDIVNDFLDMVDMDLIVRAHQVMERGYGFFASRQLVTVFSAPNYCGEFDNDAAVMNIDDKLQCSFLIIPAFR encoded by the coding sequence ATGTCTAGCTTATCTACGGTACATCAGCTCATAGAGCGCCTCATCATGGTTCAACGCAACCGTGGGCCGCCACAAGTGTTAGTCCGTGAGGAAGAAATCCGTGCCGTGCTCACCGAGGTGCGCGAGATCTTCATGTCGCAGCCAATGCTTCTCGAGATCCGCCcacctgtgcgcgtgtgcggcgaCACGCACGGTCAGTACTACGACCTGCTGCGCATCTTTGAGAAGTGCGGCTTCCCGCCATACTCGAACTACCTGTTTCTCGGCGACTACGTTGATCGCGGCAAGCACAGCGTCGAGACGATCATCCTGCAGTTCTGCTACAAGATTGTGTACCGCGAGAACTTCTTCCTTCTGCGCGGCAACCACGAGTGCGCAAGCATCAACAAAATGTACGGGTTCTTCGACGATGTGAAGCGGCGGTATAACATCAAGCTGTTCAAGGCGTTCACGGATGTGTTCAACACGATGCCCGTGTGCTGTGTGATTAGCGAGAAGATCATCTGTATGCACGGTGGGCTTAGTCCTGATTTGACATCTGTAGCCTCCGTTATGGACATCGAGCGTCCGTGCGACGTGCCTGATCGTGGCATCCTGTGCGATCTGCTGTGGGCCGACCCGGAGGATGACGTGCAGGGCTTCCTGGAGAGCGACCGCGGCGTGAGCTACCTGTTTGGTGAGGACATTGTGAACGACTTCCTGGACATGGTGGACATGGACCTGATtgtgcgcgcgcaccagGTGATGGAGCGCGGCTACGGGTTCTTTGCGAGCCGTCAGCTTGTGACAGTGTTCTCTGCGCCAAACTACTGCGGCGAGTTCGACAACGACGCTGCCGTGATGAACATCGACGACAAGCTGCAGTGCTCCTTCCTGATCATTCCTGCCTTTCGCTGA
- a CDS encoding putative serine/threonine-protein phosphatase PP1, which produces MSSSSAPTSSGMPQMLIEKLLAVRGASSQRQVLIKEDDIHVVLETVREIFMSQPMLLEIRPPVRVCGDTHGQYYDLLRIFEKCGFPPYSNYLFLGDYVDRGKHSVETIILQFCYKIVYRENFFLLRGNHECASINKMYGFFDDVKRRYNIKLFKAFTDVFNTMPVCCVISEKIICMHGGLSPDLIDLTTINEILRPCDVPDRGILCDLLWADPENEVRGFLESDRGVSYLFGEDIVNDFLDMVDMDLIVRAHQVVQRGYEFFASRQLVTVFSAPNYCGEFDNDAAVMNIDDKLQCSFLIIPGVK; this is translated from the coding sequence ATGTCCAGCTCGAGCGCACCCACTTCCTCTGGAATGCCACAGATGCTCATAGAGAAACTTCTCGCTGTGCGTGGTGCTTCCTCACAGCGTCAGGTGCTCATCAAGGAAGACGACATACACGTCGTCTTGGAAACTGTCCGCGAGATCTTCATGTCGCAGCCAATGCTTCTCGAGATCCGCCcacctgtgcgcgtgtgcggcgaCACGCACGGTCAGTACTACGACCTGCTGCGCATCTTTGAGAAGTGCGGCTTCCCGCCATACTCGAACTACCTGTTTCTCGGCGACTACGTTGATCGCGGCAAGCACAGCGTCGAGACGATCATCCTGCAGTTCTGCTACAAGATTGTGTACCGCGAGAACTTCTTCCTTCTGCGCGGCAACCACGAGTGCGCAAGCATCAACAAAATGTACGGGTTCTTCGACGATGTGAAGCGGCGGTATAACATCAAGCTGTTCAAGGCGTTCACGGATGTGTTCAACACGATGCCCGTGTGCTGTGTGATTAGCGAGAAGATCATCTGTATGCACGGTGGGCTTAGTCCTGATTTGATCGATCTTACTACCATTAACGAGATTCTTCGTCCGTGCGACGTGCCTGATCGTGGAATCCTGTGCGATCTGCTGTGGGCCGACCCGGAGAACGAAGTTCGTGGCTTCCTGGAGAGCGACCGCGGCGTGAGCTACCTGTTTGGTGAGGACATTGTGAACGACTTCCTGGACATGGTGGACATGGACCTGATTGTGCGCGCGCATCAAGTTGTGCAGCGCGGCTACGAGTTCTTTGCGAGCCGCCAGCTTGTGACAGTGTTCTCTGCGCCAAACTACTGCGGCGAGTTCGACAACGACGCTGCCGTGATGAACATCGACGACAAGCTGCAGTGCTCCTTCCTGATCATCCCGGGTGTAAAGTAG
- a CDS encoding putative serine/threonine-protein phosphatase PP1 has protein sequence MSHTGVFPMVQTLIEKMLTVKGNRMQRQILIKEEEIRAVLTEVREIFMSQPMLLEIRPPVRVCGDTHGQYYDLLRIFEKCGFPPYSNYLFLGDYVDRGKHSVENIILLYCYKIVYRENFFLLRGNHECASINKMYGFFDDVKRRYNIKLFKAFTDVFNTMPVCCVISEKIICMHGGLSPDLTSVASVMDIERPCDVPDRGILCDLLWADPEDDVQGFLESDRGVSYLFGEDIVNDFLDMVDMDLIVRAHQVMERGYGFFASRQLVTVFSAPNYCGEFDNDAAVMNIDDKLQCSFLIIPASR, from the coding sequence ATGAGCCACACAGGAGTTTTCCCGATGGTGCAGACTCTCATCGAGAAGATGCTCACGGTGAAGGGAAATCGTATGCAGCGCCAAATCCTCATCAAGGAAGAGGAGATCCGTGCCGTGCTCACCGAGGTGCGCGAGATCTTCATGTCGCAGCCAATGCTTCTCGAGATCCGCCcacctgtgcgcgtgtgcggcgaCACGCACGGTCAGTACTACGACCTGCTGCGCATCTTTGAGAAGTGCGGCTTCCCGCCATACTCGAACTACCTGTTTCTCGGCGACTACGTTGATCGCGGCAAGCACAGCGTCGAGAACATTATTCTTCTCTACTGTTACAAGATTGTGTACCGCGAGAACTTCTTCCTTCTGCGCGGCAACCACGAGTGCGCAAGCATCAACAAGATGTACGGGTTCTTCGACGATGTGAAGCGGCGGTATAACATCAAGCTGTTCAAGGCGTTCACGGATGTGTTCAACACGATGCCCGTGTGCTGTGTGATTAGCGAGAAGATCATCTGTATGCACGGTGGGCTTAGTCCTGATTTGACATCTGTAGCCTCCGTTATGGACATCGAGCGTCCGTGCGACGTGCCTGATCGTGGCATCCTGTGCGATCTGCTGTGGGCCGACCCGGAGGATGACGTGCAGGGCTTCCTGGAGAGCGACCGCGGCGTGAGCTACCTGTTTGGTGAGGACATTGTGAACGACTTCCTGGACATGGTGGACATGGACCTGATtgtgcgcgcgcaccagGTGATGGAGCGCGGCTACGGGTTCTTTGCGAGCCGTCAGCTTGTGACAGTGTTCTCTGCGCCAAACTACTGCGGCGAGTTCGACAACGACGCTGCCGTGATGAACATCGACGACAAGCTGCAGTGCTCCTTCCTGATCATTCCGGCGAGCAGGTAA
- a CDS encoding elongation factor 1-beta, which yields MLNDLLGANHASLYRWAKNMATYTEGERKAWGAPVRTAAPELRMPAPAAAAPAAAKKPVPAAAEPAAAKKPAPAPKAVAPAEDDDIDLFGETTEEEQAALEAKRAKDAEKKKAKKDVIAKSSILFDIKAWDDTVDLEALAQKLHAIQRDGLVWGDHKLAPVAFGVKKLQQLVVIEDDKVSGDDLEEMIMGFEDEVQSIDIVAWNKI from the coding sequence ATGCTCAACGACCTGCTCGGCGCGAACCACGCGAGCCTGTACCGGTGGGCGAAGAACATGGCGACGTACACGGAGGGCGAGCGCAAGGCGTGGGGCGCACCggtgcgcactgctgcgccggagctgcgcatgcccgcgcctgccgcggcggcgcctgctgccgctaAGAAGCCCGTGCCTGCCGCGGCGGAACCTGCTGCCGCTAAGAAGCCCGCGCCTGCGCCGAAGGCTGTTGCTCCTGCAGAGGACGACGACATCGACCTGTTCGGCGAgacgacggaggaggagcaggcggcgctggaggcgaagagggcgaaggacgcggagaagaagaaggcgaagaaggacGTGATTGCGAAGTCGTCCATCCTGTTCGACATCAAGGCGTGGGACGACACGGTGGACCTGGAGGCGCTCGCGCAGAAGCTGCACGCGATTCAGCGCGACGGCCTGGTGTGGGGTGACCACAAGCTGGCGCCCGTTGCGTTCGGCgtgaagaagctgcagcagctggtcGTGATCGAGGATGACAAGGTGTCTGGCGACGACCTGGAGGAGATGATCATGGGCTTCGAGGACGAGGTGCAGTCGATTGATATCGTTGCCTGGAACAAGATCTGA
- a CDS encoding putative 25 Kd elongation factor 1-beta yields MPPTNVADIRQARAAAEELNTTLDGHLFLGGAKPTKEDVDKFYEMFGENNIAFHRWIRNMASFTESERKLWGPPETQ; encoded by the coding sequence ATGCCCCCCACCAATGTGGCAGACATCAGGCaggcgcgcgccgccgcggaaGAGCTCAACACGACGTTGGATGGCCACCTCTTTCTAGGAGGTGCGAAGCCAACGAAGGAGGACGTGGATAAGTTCTACGAAATGTTCGGCGAGAACAACATCGCGTTTCATCGCTGGATTCGCAACATGGCTTCCTTCACAGAGTCGGAACGCAAATTGTGGGGCCCGCCGGAGACTCAGTAG
- a CDS encoding elongation factor 1-beta: MSSRCSLSPFMRFLSLSPPSLLLGHLAAAHFKNASPTLTLHPPRSHAVRLSCSWRSRHPLICAALLAFSSPLTTPAPRAHPSMSVKDVSKKAAELEARLGGKLFLGGAKPTAEDVRMLNDLLGANHASLYRWAKNMATYTEGERKAWGAPVRTAAPELRMPAPAAAAPAAAKKPAPAPKAVAPAEDDDIDLFGETTEEEQAALEAKRAKDAEKKKAKKDVIAKSSILFDIKAWDDTVDLEALAQKLHAIQRDGLVWGDHKLAPVAFGVKKLQQLVVIEDDKVSGDDLEEMIMGFKDEVQSIDIVAWNKI; the protein is encoded by the coding sequence ATGAGTTCTCGATGCTCTTTGTCTCCATTCATGcgcttcctttctctttctccaccctctcttctgctggGCCATCTCGCGGCTGCGCACTTCAAGAATGCATCCCCCACTCTCACCCTCCACCCACCTCGCTCACACGCCGTCCGTCtatcctgcagctggcgcagtcGACACCCCCTAATCTGTGCTGCTCTCCTagctttttcttcccccctgACCACCCCCGCACCGCGCGCGCACCCCAGCATGTCTGTGAAGGACGTGAGCAAGAAGGCcgccgagctggaggcgaggCTGGGCGGCAAGCTGTTCCTGGGCGGCGCGAAGCCGACGGCGGAGGACGTGAGGATGCTCAACGACCTGCTCGGCGCGAACCACGCGAGCCTGTACCGGTGGGCGAAGAACATGGCGACGTACACGGAGGGCGAGCGCAAGGCGTGGGGCGCACCggtgcgcactgctgcgccggagctgcgcatgcccgcgcctgccgcggcggcgcctgctgccgctaAGAAGCCCGCGCCTGCGCCGAAGGCTGTTGCTCCTGCAGAGGACGACGACATCGACCTGTTCGGCGAgacgacggaggaggagcaggcggcgctggaggcgaagagggcgaaggacgcggagaagaagaaggcgaagaaggacGTGATTGCGAAGTCGTCCATCCTGTTCGACATCAAGGCGTGGGACGACACGGTGGACCTGGAGGCGCTCGCGCAGAAGCTGCACGCGATTCAGCGCGACGGCCTGGTGTGGGGTGACCACAAGCTGGCGCCCGTTGCGTTCGGCgtgaagaagctgcagcagctggtcGTGATCGAGGATGACAAGGTGTCTGGCGACGACCTGGAGGAGATGATCATGGGCTTCAAGGACGAGGTGCAGTCGATTGATATCGTTGCCTGGAACAAGATCTGA
- a CDS encoding putative amastin-like surface protein — MSSVFVDKAEKPEKASVTVIGTADDCFSFFGLSSSKLKDRIGLLVYLTVQFFAFLFVLFGTPIDMFRLDQPLDSDVAVVTTLWGLKAGVFSVEYGLSAAEQWKDCPDRLHRFRLAQVLAIISIFVYGTAFVLGFIMLYCCSFFRWICVTLNIVGAVTLCLVWMAMVVTYRTDEEPFCPEEKRYHTYGSGFVLFVLAWLLDFLNIVSLLLPF, encoded by the coding sequence ATGTCAAGCGTCTTTGTGGACAAGGCTGAAAAGCCTGAGAAGGCGAGCGTTACGGTTATTGGCACCGCAGATGACTGTTTCTCGTTTTTCGGCTTGAGCTCCTCGAAGTTGAAAGATCGAATTGGCCTTCTGGTCTACCTCACTGTGCAGTTCTTTGCCTTCCTTTTCGTGTTGTTTGGCACGCCGATTGATATGTTCCGTCTAGATCAGCCATTGGACTCCGATGTCGCTGTGGTCACTACACTCTGGGGACTCAAAGCGGGGGTCTTTAGTGTTGAATACGGTCTTTCTGCCGCTGAGCAGTGGAAGGATTGCCCGGACCGCCTCCACCGTTTCCGTCTTGCTCAGGTGCTCGCTATCATCTCCATTTTTGTATACGGCACGGCGTTTGTCCTAGGCTTCATCATGCTgtactgctgctccttcttccGCTGGATATGCGTGACGCTCAACATTGTGGGCGCTGTCACGCTGTGCCTTGTCTGGATGGCCATGGTGGTAACGTACAGAACAGATGAAGAACCCTTCTGCCCTGAAGAGAAACGTTACCACACTTATGGTTCTGGTTTTGTTCTCTTCGTGCTCGCATGGCTGCTAGATTTCCTCAACATTGTCTCCTTGCTACTCCCCTTCTAG
- a CDS encoding putative amastin-like surface protein, with protein sequence MKWRGCFVAYAILQAMAFLLVLVATPIDMYRFRRRYVTPNTTVTTLWGVKKGSLNTTNVIPTYILWRRCPARLNRFLLAQACAVISILIYAAAAVLGFIMLYCCHWLRVVCVALNSVGALTVCIVWAAVAVTYNTYEGPDCWQEGVFSTYGAGFVLLLLAWVLDLLNIVFLVLPLTIAAGPEDEQREEECKEYVGVYSGELLNESLRGSSNSVYKQNTLPED encoded by the coding sequence ATGAAGTGGAGGGGGTGCTTTGTAGCCTACGCTATTCTACAGGCTATGGCGTTCTtgttggtgctggtggcTACGCCGATTGACATGTATCGGTTTAGACGGCGGTATGTCACCCCCAACACCACTGTCACAACGTTATGGGGCGTCAAGAAGGGTTCACTCAACACCACCAACGTCATACCGACATACATCTTGTGGAGACGATGTCCGGCTCGCCTGAAccgctttcttcttgctcAGGCGTGCGCTGTGATTTCTATCCTCATCTatgccgcggctgccgtctTGGGCTTCATCATGCTGTACTGCTGCCATTGGCTCCGCGTGGTCTGCGTGGCGCTCAACAGTGTTGGCGCTCTCACCGTGTGCATTGTCTGGGCGGCCGTAGCGGTGACATACAACACATATGAAGGACCTGACTGTTGGCAGGAGGGCGTTTTTTCCACCTACGGTGCCGGTTTTGTTCTCTTACTCCTGGCGTGGGTTCTCGATCTCCTCAACATTGTCTTCCTGGTGCTCCCCCTCACCATTGCAGCGGGGCCTGAGGAtgaacagagagaagaggaatgCAAGGAATATGTGGGAGTGTACTCAGGGGAGTTGTTGAACGAAAGCTTGAGGGGAAGCTCGAACAGTGTCTACAAGCAAAACACTCTTCCCGAGGATTAG
- a CDS encoding putative amastin-like surface protein: MSFASTVRCVLAKVKWNVPILIYAIVQFIAFLLVLVATPIDMYRFRPQYITPNTTVVTLWGVKLGVLNTTNTISSDFLWRRCIPRRDRFRLAQACAVLSIFVYGAAAALGFIMLYCCSFFRMVCVALNIVGAVTLCVVWAAVAVTYHVEDNEFCWKESVFSTYGAGFVLLLVAWVLDLLNIAVLLLPVSIAAGGAGGSSNRDSNKEDESSNGNSKKNSMEGSRQNDFSEGV; the protein is encoded by the coding sequence ATGAGTTTCGCCTCAACAGTCCGTTGTGTGCTTGCGAAGGTGAAGTGGAATGTTCCCATTCTTATCTACGCGATCGTTCAGTTTATCGCGTTCTTGTTGGTGTTGGTGGCTACGCCGATCGACATGTATCGGTTTAGACCGCAGTACATCACCCCCAACACCACGGTTGTGACCCTATGGGGCGTGAAGTTGGGTGTCTTAAACACCACTAACACCATATCATCCGACTTcttgtggaggaggtgcattCCACGTCGCGACCGTTTCCGCCTTGCCCAGGCGTGCGCTGTTCTCTCCATCTTCGTGtacggcgcggcggccgccttgGGCTTCATCATGCTgtactgctgctccttcttccGCATGGTATGTGTGGCGCTCAACATTGTGGGCGCTGTCACGTTGTGCGTTGTCTGGGCGGCCGTAGCGGTGACCTACCACGTAGAAGATAACGAGTTTTGCTGGAAAGAGAGTGTTTTCTCCACCTACGGTGCCGGATTTGTTCTCTTACTGGTGGCGTGGGTCCTCGATCTCCTCAACATCGCCGTCCTGCTTCTTCCAGTTTCCATtgcagcaggaggtgctggtggcagcTCGAATAGAGACTCCAATAAAGAGGATGAATCTTCGAATGGTAACTCGAAAAAGAATTCGATGGAAGGGTCGAGGCAAAACGATTTTTCAGAGGGCGTGTAG
- the eEF1B beta 2 gene encoding putative translation elongation factor 1-beta: MSVKDVSKKAAELEARLGGKLFLGGAKPTAEDVRMLNDLLGANHASLYRWAKNMATYTEGERKAWGAPVRTAAPELRMPAPAAAAPAAAKKPVPAAAEPAAAKKPAPAPKAVAPAEDDDIDLFGETTEEEQAALEAKRAKDAEKKKAKKDVIAKSSILFDIKAWDDTVDLEALAQKLHAIQRDGLVWGDHKLAPVAFGVKKLQQLVVIEDDKVSGDDLEEMIMGFKDEVQSIDIVAWNKI, encoded by the coding sequence ATGTCTGTGAAGGACGTGAGCAAGAAGGCcgccgagctggaggcgaggCTGGGCGGCAAGCTGTTCCTGGGCGGCGCGAAGCCGACGGCGGAGGACGTGAGGATGCTCAACGACCTGCTCGGCGCGAACCACGCGAGCCTGTACCGGTGGGCGAAGAACATGGCGACGTACACGGAGGGCGAGCGCAAGGCGTGGGGCGCACCggtgcgcactgctgcgccggagctgcgcatgcccgcgcctgccgcggcggcgcctgctgccgctaAGAAGCCCGTGCCTGCCGCGGCGGAACCTGCTGCCGCTAAGAAGCCCGCGCCTGCGCCGAAGGCTGTTGCTCCTGCAGAGGACGACGACATCGACCTGTTCGGCGAgacgacggaggaggagcaggcggcgctggaggcgaagagggcgaaggacgcggagaagaagaaggcgaagaaggacGTGATTGCGAAGTCGTCCATCCTGTTCGACATCAAGGCGTGGGACGACACGGTGGACCTGGAGGCGCTCGCGCAGAAGCTGCACGCGATTCAGCGCGACGGCCTGGTGTGGGGTGACCACAAGCTGGCGCCCGTTGCGTTCGGCgtgaagaagctgcagcagctggtcGTGATCGAGGATGACAAGGTGTCTGGCGACGACCTGGAGGAGATGATCATGGGCTTCAAGGACGAGGTGCAGTCGATTGATATCGTTGCCTGGAACAAGATCTGA
- a CDS encoding putative serine/threonine-protein phosphatase PP1: MSPEDASIYTLVTSILAEWRSGVTLLKEDIIRLILRRVRPILMSQPMLVRTEAPINVCGDIHGQITDLVEIFKAGGLPPNSRYLFLGDYVDRGKYGTEVITVLLGLKVLYPKRIYVLRGNHETDSICRIYGFFDEVKRRFSVRLFKEFTDVFNCLPVAALIEEIALCMHGGLSPELRHLRQIEQIYRPLVVPDEGLACDILWSDPEEGSSGWQPSERGVSFTFGEDVVKRMCDSLGIDIVLRAHQVVDEGYSFFAGRRLVTIFSASNYCGEFTNSGAMMLMDENCMCSFQIFKPEY; encoded by the coding sequence ATGTCCCCTGAGGACGCCTCCATCTACACATTAGTGACGAGCATCCTGGCAGAGTGGCGCAGTGGCGTCACTCTACTGAAGGAGGATATCATTCGCTTAATCCTACGTCGTGTGCGTCCCATCCTCATGAGCCAGCCGATGCTCGTCCGCACCGAGGCGCCGATCAACGTCTGCGGCGACATACACGGCCAAATTACAGACCTCGTTGAAATCTTTAAGGCGGGTGGGCTGCCTCCCAACTCACGCTACCTCTTCCTCGGTGATTACGTGGATCGAGGCAAGTACGGGACGGAGGTGATCACGGTGTTGCTGGGGTTGAAGGTGCTGTACCCAAAGCGCATTTATGTTCTCCGTGGAAACCACGAGACGGACAGCATTTGCCGCATCTACGGCTTCTTTGACGAGGTGAAGCGCCGCTTCAGCGTGCGCCTCTTCAAGGAGTTCACCGATGTGTTTAACTGTCTTCCCGTGGCGGCGTTGATTGAGGAGATTGCGTTGTGCATGCACGGCGGTCTCAGTCCTGAGCTGCGGCATCTGCGTCAAATTGAACAGATCTACCGGCCGTTGGTGGTCCCCGATGAGGGACTTGCCTGCGATATTCTCTGGTCCGACCCGGAGGAGGGTTCATCTGGCTGGCAACCAAGTGAGCGCGGTGTTAGTTTTACCTTTGGTGAGGATGTAGTGAAACGCATGTGCGACAGCCTCGGTATCGATATTGTTCTCCGAGCCCATCAGGTAGTGGATGAAGGCTACTCATTCTTTGCCGGCAGGCGCCTCGTCACCATTTTTAGCGCGTCCAACTACTGTGGCGAGTTCACGAACAGCGGTGCCATGATGCTGATGGACGAAAACTGCATGTGCAGCTTCCAAATTTTTAAGCCTGAGTACTAA
- a CDS encoding putative 60S ribosomal protein L13a — MALPSRKNVSRVQRKKAKKHRPEIIVIDLKDHVLGRAAAVVAKQLLLGKKITVVRCEQLNIAGTEIRNKIKYLQYLRKRKLTNPTKGPFHHRAPSDVFVRAVRSMLPRYTKRGMRALNSLVAYEGVPANVVRTGGRVVIPRAQRHACYRSERPYTVLGNMCKHVGWKYSDVVAKLEQARVEKASRHHKKQAKLRDAWKAARKEALAKMPKHNVAVLKRFGYA; from the coding sequence ATGGCCCTTCCTAGCCGCAAGAATGTGTCTCGCGTGCAGCGCAAGAAAGCCAAGAAGCATCGCCCCGAGATCATCGTGATCGACTTGAAGGATCATGTTCTCGGTcgtgcggcggctgtggtTGCCAAGCAGCTGCTACTGGGTAAGAAGATCACCGTAGTGCGCTGCGAGCAGCTCAACATTGCCGGTACGGAGATCCGCAACAAGATCAAGTACCTGCAGTACCTGCGCAAGCGGAAGCTGACAAACCCCACGAAGGGCCCCTTCCACCACCGTGCCCCGTCCGACGTGTTCGTCCGCGCCGTGCGCAGCATGCTGCCCCGCTACACGAAGCGCGGCATGAGGGCACTTAACTCGCTGGTGGCCTACGAGGGGGTGCCGGCTAATGTGGTGCGCACAGGTGGTCGTGTGGTGATCCCGCGCGCCCAGCGCCATGCGTGCTACCGCTCGGAGCGCCCGTACACAGTACTCGGCAACATGTGCAAGCATGTCGGTTGGAAGTACAGCGACGTCGTCGCCAAGCTCGAGCAGGCTCGCGTGGAGAAGGCGTCCCGCCACCACAAAAAGCAGGCAAAGCTCCGCGACGCGTGGAAGGCGGCCCGCAAGGAGGCGCTTGCTAAGATGCCCAAGCACAAcgtggcggtgctgaagAGGTTTGGTTACGCGTAG